From Natronocella acetinitrilica, a single genomic window includes:
- a CDS encoding efflux transporter outer membrane subunit, whose protein sequence is MSVSAAVMTACAVGPDYERPDILLPQDWPEEVRSPMDEEASIGQWWTRYDDPVLSELVERALENNLDIGLAAARVAEARASLGFRRAEQFPTVSAFAEAERDDPGLTGGGIDQEFVVAGALSYELDLWGRLSRDTESARAALLATAFSRDAVRLAVVTDLVASYFDYRAVVEQIRITERTITSREESLELEESRFRSGATTELAMRQAEAELETSRAELPGLRAEAERGRRALAILVGDSEAVGRGLGGLGDFGLPDLPDSVTELPRVLPAELLERRPDIRAAESFLIAANADIGVARAQWLPRVDLLAIYGTGATAAGDLFTGPATLWELLGTVTAPILDFGRRRSAVEGAEALYDIAELQYRATILDAIREVGDAWTLLTTADERLEARDREVAARVEVVNLAERRYGGGFSPYLEVLDARRALFDAELSRTAAARDRLIATATLYRALGGGWEIDEEQAALESAL, encoded by the coding sequence TTGTCAGTCTCGGCGGCGGTGATGACTGCCTGCGCCGTCGGTCCGGATTACGAGCGTCCGGACATCCTGCTGCCGCAGGACTGGCCGGAAGAGGTCCGCAGCCCCATGGATGAGGAGGCCAGCATTGGCCAGTGGTGGACCCGCTACGACGATCCGGTGCTGAGCGAGCTGGTGGAGCGGGCCCTCGAGAACAATCTGGATATCGGCCTGGCTGCCGCCCGGGTGGCGGAGGCCCGGGCCAGCCTCGGCTTTCGACGGGCCGAGCAGTTTCCCACTGTCAGCGCTTTCGCCGAGGCCGAGCGCGATGATCCGGGCCTGACCGGTGGCGGAATCGACCAGGAGTTCGTTGTCGCCGGCGCCCTGAGCTACGAGCTTGATCTGTGGGGCCGGCTGTCCCGCGATACCGAGTCCGCCCGCGCAGCCTTGCTGGCAACGGCATTCAGTCGCGATGCCGTCCGCCTGGCGGTGGTTACTGACCTCGTAGCCAGTTATTTCGATTACCGTGCCGTTGTGGAGCAGATCCGAATCACGGAGCGCACGATTACCTCCCGCGAGGAGTCGCTGGAATTGGAAGAGTCTCGCTTCCGTTCGGGCGCCACCACCGAGCTTGCCATGCGGCAGGCGGAAGCAGAGCTTGAAACCAGTCGTGCGGAACTGCCTGGCCTGCGGGCCGAGGCCGAGCGGGGCAGGCGGGCGTTGGCCATATTGGTGGGTGACAGCGAGGCCGTGGGCCGCGGGCTGGGTGGGCTTGGTGACTTCGGTTTACCGGACCTGCCCGACAGCGTTACGGAACTCCCCCGTGTGTTGCCTGCAGAACTGCTGGAAAGGCGACCGGATATCAGGGCGGCGGAGTCATTTCTGATCGCCGCGAACGCGGACATCGGCGTTGCCCGGGCGCAATGGTTGCCCCGGGTCGATCTGCTGGCCATCTATGGCACCGGTGCCACGGCCGCCGGCGATCTCTTCACGGGGCCGGCGACCTTGTGGGAGTTGCTGGGCACGGTGACCGCGCCGATTCTGGACTTTGGCCGACGTCGTTCGGCTGTCGAGGGCGCTGAGGCGCTCTATGACATCGCCGAGCTTCAGTATCGCGCCACCATACTGGATGCTATCCGTGAAGTGGGGGATGCCTGGACCCTATTGACCACTGCGGATGAACGTCTGGAGGCGCGGGATCGGGAAGTGGCCGCCCGGGTTGAGGTCGTCAACCTGGCGGAACGGCGCTATGGAGGCGGATTTTCACCGTACCTCGAAGTGCTGGATGCCCGCAGAGCCCTGTTTGACGCGGAACTGTCACGGACCGCGGCGGCGCGGGATCGACTCATCGCGACAGCGACTCTTTATCGGGCGTTGGGCGGTGGTTGGGAAATCGACGAAGAGCAGGCAGCACTCGAGAGCGCGCTATAG
- a CDS encoding efflux RND transporter permease subunit produces the protein MLRYFIDRPVFASVISILVVLAGMAAGRMLPVTQYPDILPPQVVVTASYSGASAENVADTVAAPLEATIDGVDGMVYMRSISSDDGSMELVITFEVGTDPDLAAINVSNEIQGAMGRLPETVANAGIEIEKRSPAMLQMVTFSSSDGSLDARFISDYVWRNVYTELRRAPGIGDQTFFGAQIYSMRIWLRPDQMAEYDITAGDIRDAIRDQNTQYAAGTFGAEPSRAELEFTYSVTTPGRLSEVQEFENIILRSTEDGSALRLSDVARVELGAHSYSFRGKHNGSETVPVGLYLLPGANALETARGVRQILEELEPEFPDSLEYAVPFDTTTFIDAALSRVLLTLIQALILVVGVVYLFLQTIRGTLIPAIAVPVSLIGTLAGMYLFGFSVNMLTLFGLVLAIGIVVDNAIIVLENTERIMRDEGLPPRDAAIKTMDEVAAPVIAMTLVTVAVFVPVAFIGGFSGQMYQQFAITIAVSVAISGLVALTLSPAMCARLLSAERRRPAWPFRWFNKAFDKFTDVYVGGVRLLLNHSVVGVLLFVVLVGAIVGLFRIVPGGFVPDEDQGYVFAAVELPAASSLRRTEEVMDRLGDVAGDYDEIADVVAFSGLDLLSDGMKSYTGAAYITLDHWSERRGAGQSSDAIVQRLERDGRRIGDANVTVFNPPPITGISTTGGFEAYLQSRHGDSVEDVLAKTNEFISAARERPELAGVRTLLTTQVPRFEVDVDRERAWAMGVPIGNVFDAMQSTFGTLYVNDFNMAGRVLRVHMQSEPEFRERPADLDRVFVRSDNGSLIPLSTLISVERTQGADMVERFNVYPAARIIGEPAEGYSTGQAIAAMEQVASEVLSNDYLMSWTGAAYQEQQAGGASALAFVLGLVFVLLILAAQYERWSLPLAVVTAVPFAIFGALLALLLTGQKNDIYFQIGLLVLISLAAKNAILIVEFAMLKRKEGLSPMDAAMESARLRMRPIMMTAISFILGSVPLALASGAGANSQQAIGIGIIGGMLSATFLAVLFVPMFYYLITVGTERLQGWFRREPATAGGDNA, from the coding sequence ATGCTGCGGTACTTTATCGACCGCCCGGTTTTCGCCTCGGTTATCTCCATATTGGTCGTGCTCGCCGGGATGGCGGCTGGTCGCATGCTGCCGGTCACCCAGTACCCCGATATTCTCCCGCCCCAGGTCGTGGTCACGGCGAGCTATTCCGGCGCCAGCGCCGAGAACGTCGCGGACACCGTGGCTGCGCCACTTGAGGCCACCATCGACGGCGTCGACGGCATGGTCTACATGCGCTCCATCTCCAGCGATGACGGCAGCATGGAACTGGTCATCACCTTCGAGGTTGGCACCGATCCGGACCTCGCTGCCATCAATGTGAGTAACGAGATCCAGGGCGCCATGGGCCGCCTGCCGGAGACCGTCGCCAACGCCGGCATCGAGATCGAAAAACGTTCCCCGGCCATGCTGCAGATGGTCACCTTTTCATCCTCGGACGGCAGTCTGGACGCCCGCTTCATCAGCGACTACGTCTGGCGCAACGTCTACACCGAACTGCGTCGTGCCCCGGGTATTGGCGACCAGACGTTTTTTGGAGCCCAGATCTACTCCATGCGCATCTGGCTGCGTCCGGACCAGATGGCGGAATACGACATCACTGCGGGTGATATTCGCGATGCGATTCGGGACCAGAATACCCAGTACGCGGCGGGGACCTTCGGTGCAGAACCGAGTCGGGCGGAGCTGGAGTTCACCTATTCGGTCACCACGCCGGGACGGCTCTCCGAGGTGCAGGAGTTCGAGAACATCATCCTGCGCAGCACCGAAGATGGCTCCGCGCTGCGCCTGAGTGATGTGGCCAGGGTCGAACTGGGCGCCCATTCCTATTCCTTTCGCGGCAAGCACAATGGCAGCGAGACGGTACCAGTAGGGCTCTACCTGCTCCCGGGGGCGAATGCGCTTGAGACGGCCCGCGGGGTGCGTCAGATTCTCGAAGAGCTCGAACCAGAATTTCCCGACAGCCTAGAGTATGCAGTCCCGTTCGATACCACGACGTTCATCGACGCCGCGCTGAGCCGTGTGCTGCTCACCCTCATCCAGGCGCTGATCCTCGTGGTCGGTGTGGTCTATCTGTTTCTGCAGACTATCCGCGGGACCCTGATCCCGGCGATCGCAGTTCCCGTGTCGCTGATCGGCACACTGGCGGGCATGTATCTTTTCGGCTTTTCCGTGAACATGCTGACCCTGTTCGGACTGGTGCTCGCCATCGGCATTGTGGTGGACAATGCGATCATCGTGCTGGAGAACACCGAGCGCATCATGCGGGATGAGGGCCTCCCGCCTCGTGATGCCGCGATCAAGACCATGGACGAAGTCGCTGCACCGGTTATCGCCATGACGCTGGTGACCGTGGCGGTGTTCGTTCCCGTCGCATTCATCGGTGGCTTCAGCGGCCAGATGTATCAGCAGTTCGCCATCACCATTGCGGTGTCGGTAGCGATTTCCGGGTTGGTTGCCCTTACCCTGAGTCCAGCCATGTGCGCCCGCCTGCTGTCGGCGGAGCGCCGTCGCCCAGCCTGGCCGTTTCGCTGGTTCAACAAGGCCTTCGACAAGTTCACGGATGTCTATGTCGGCGGTGTCCGGCTGCTGCTCAATCACAGCGTCGTCGGCGTGCTTCTGTTCGTGGTGCTGGTTGGAGCTATCGTCGGCCTGTTCCGGATCGTGCCCGGTGGCTTCGTGCCCGACGAGGACCAGGGATATGTGTTTGCGGCGGTCGAGCTGCCTGCGGCGTCATCTTTGCGGCGAACGGAAGAGGTCATGGATCGGCTGGGCGATGTTGCCGGCGACTACGACGAGATAGCTGATGTCGTGGCATTCTCCGGTCTGGATCTGCTGTCTGACGGCATGAAGAGTTATACCGGTGCGGCCTATATCACGCTGGATCATTGGTCGGAGCGGCGCGGTGCGGGGCAATCCAGCGACGCAATCGTTCAGCGCCTGGAGCGGGATGGGCGACGCATTGGCGATGCCAACGTGACAGTGTTCAATCCACCCCCGATCACGGGTATTTCCACCACGGGCGGGTTCGAGGCCTATCTGCAGAGCAGACATGGCGATTCCGTGGAGGACGTGCTGGCCAAGACCAACGAGTTTATCTCCGCTGCCAGGGAGCGTCCGGAACTCGCCGGCGTACGCACCCTGCTGACGACGCAGGTGCCGCGTTTCGAGGTTGACGTCGATCGCGAGCGGGCCTGGGCCATGGGTGTCCCCATCGGCAACGTTTTCGATGCCATGCAGAGCACATTCGGCACGCTGTACGTCAATGACTTCAACATGGCGGGGCGGGTCCTGCGGGTGCACATGCAGTCGGAGCCGGAGTTCCGTGAGCGACCGGCTGATCTGGATCGCGTGTTCGTGCGCTCCGATAACGGCAGTCTGATCCCGTTATCGACGTTGATCAGCGTGGAACGGACCCAGGGCGCCGATATGGTGGAGCGCTTCAACGTCTACCCCGCCGCCCGGATCATCGGTGAACCGGCAGAGGGCTACAGCACCGGACAGGCCATCGCGGCCATGGAGCAGGTGGCCTCCGAGGTGCTTTCCAACGACTACCTGATGAGCTGGACCGGCGCTGCCTACCAGGAGCAGCAGGCGGGTGGCGCCTCGGCGCTGGCCTTTGTGCTGGGCCTGGTCTTTGTATTGCTGATTCTGGCGGCCCAGTACGAACGGTGGAGTCTACCCCTGGCCGTGGTCACAGCCGTCCCGTTCGCGATTTTCGGCGCCTTGCTGGCACTGCTGCTGACCGGGCAGAAGAACGATATCTACTTCCAGATCGGTCTGCTGGTGTTGATCTCCCTGGCCGCCAAGAACGCCATCCTGATCGTGGAATTCGCCATGCTCAAGCGCAAGGAAGGCCTGAGCCCCATGGATGCGGCAATGGAGTCCGCGAGACTGCGTATGCGACCGATCATGATGACCGCCATCTCATTCATTCTCGGCAGTGTGCCCCTGGCGCTTGCAAGCGGTGCCGGGGCCAACAGTCAACAGGCCATCGGTATCGGGATCATCGGTGGCATGCTGAGCGCCACCTTCCTGGCAGTGCTGTTCGTGCCCATGTTCTATTACCTCATCACCGTGGGGACGGAGCGCCTGCAAGGCTGGTTCCGCCGTGAGCCAGCAACTGCCGGGGGCGACAATGCTTAG
- a CDS encoding efflux RND transporter periplasmic adaptor subunit, with protein sequence MPLVLVGCTAESDEGDPEEDVAAEVTVRVAEHEPVLVSRTYTGRTRGSRQVELRARVGGILHSRAYTEGALVQAGNALFQIDATRYEVRAQRAEAEVERAAAEVRQAEREWERVSELFDDDAISGRERDEALSVLELAQAGLALAEADLADTLIDLEYTTVEAPVDGVAGLEEYPEGSLIDAGTLLTTLTQLEPMHVRFSLPESHMSQFGSQIRSRASFRVALTLPNGDEYPELGDIDFTDAAVDPATGTVQVRAVFPNPNRVLMPGQFVRITLSGLHLGWGIRVPHRAVVEGASGPLVYVLDEDDRPQGRRVLLGHDLGDEVLLSQGVSDGDRIVISGVAALEEGVAVIPQEEERDAIESPQVLGVLPPADVDVYPEGRNGEDQSEEGQSEEDD encoded by the coding sequence ATGCCTCTTGTGCTGGTTGGTTGCACCGCGGAATCCGATGAGGGTGACCCGGAGGAGGATGTGGCCGCCGAAGTGACGGTTCGGGTGGCCGAGCATGAACCCGTTCTGGTCTCCCGTACCTACACCGGCCGCACCCGGGGCTCTCGACAGGTCGAATTGCGTGCCCGGGTGGGCGGCATTCTGCACAGTCGTGCCTATACCGAAGGCGCGCTTGTCCAGGCCGGTAACGCCCTGTTCCAGATTGACGCCACGCGTTATGAAGTGCGCGCTCAACGGGCTGAGGCTGAAGTCGAGCGGGCCGCAGCCGAGGTTCGCCAGGCGGAGCGGGAGTGGGAGCGGGTCTCCGAGTTGTTCGACGACGACGCCATCAGCGGTCGTGAGCGTGACGAAGCGCTGTCGGTGCTGGAGCTGGCGCAGGCGGGTCTTGCGCTTGCAGAAGCCGATCTGGCGGACACCCTTATCGATCTCGAGTACACCACGGTGGAAGCGCCCGTTGACGGCGTGGCGGGCCTGGAGGAGTACCCGGAAGGCAGTCTTATCGATGCCGGCACCCTGTTGACCACTCTGACCCAGCTGGAGCCCATGCACGTGCGGTTTTCACTGCCGGAATCGCATATGAGCCAGTTCGGTTCGCAGATTCGGTCCCGGGCCAGCTTTCGGGTCGCTCTGACGCTGCCCAACGGTGATGAATACCCGGAGCTGGGCGATATCGACTTTACCGATGCTGCCGTTGACCCGGCCACGGGCACAGTCCAGGTTCGCGCCGTATTTCCCAACCCGAATCGCGTCCTCATGCCCGGGCAGTTCGTTCGCATCACGCTGTCAGGGCTGCATCTTGGCTGGGGGATTCGCGTGCCCCATCGGGCCGTAGTCGAGGGAGCCTCCGGGCCGCTGGTGTATGTCCTGGACGAGGATGACAGGCCCCAGGGCAGGCGCGTGCTGCTCGGACATGACCTGGGTGATGAGGTGTTGTTGTCCCAGGGCGTCTCGGACGGGGACCGGATCGTGATCTCCGGAGTGGCGGCCCTGGAAGAGGGCGTGGCCGTGATTCCCCAGGAGGAAGAACGCGACGCTATCGAGAGTCCCCAGGTGCTTGGCGTACTGCCCCCTGCCGATGTTGACGTCTATCCAGAGGGTCGCAACGGGGAGGACCAGTCCGAGGAAGGCCAGTCCGAGGAAGACGACTGA
- a CDS encoding TetR family transcriptional regulator has translation MARRTREDAQKTRAAILDAAECIFLERGVARTSLEQIAQRAGVTRGAIYWHFRDKGDVFEAMLARVQTPLADITAALHIGVDKDSLRDGLIRLAVDALDRLAHSEQHRRVYTILFHRSEAADETAQVSASRTLRNREVQTILETYFEAAQQRGELRPGLTPQQAVWAFRSLMLGIYSDWLRDPSQFHLEQDGIPVARALIGGLLRSEDDAMGAPRPLETNNE, from the coding sequence ATGGCGAGACGAACCCGGGAAGACGCACAAAAAACCCGCGCCGCCATCCTGGACGCAGCGGAGTGCATCTTCCTGGAACGAGGCGTGGCCCGAACCTCCCTGGAGCAGATCGCGCAGCGAGCCGGCGTGACCCGGGGCGCCATCTACTGGCACTTCCGGGACAAGGGTGATGTCTTCGAAGCCATGCTTGCCCGCGTGCAGACCCCCCTGGCCGACATCACGGCTGCGCTGCACATCGGTGTGGACAAGGACAGCCTACGCGATGGTCTGATCCGACTTGCGGTGGATGCGCTTGACCGACTGGCACACAGTGAACAGCACCGGCGTGTCTATACCATCCTCTTCCATCGCAGCGAGGCGGCCGACGAGACGGCGCAGGTCTCCGCCAGCCGCACCCTGCGCAATCGTGAAGTGCAGACAATTCTGGAAACCTATTTCGAAGCTGCCCAGCAGCGCGGCGAACTGCGTCCCGGTCTGACGCCGCAGCAAGCTGTCTGGGCCTTTCGCTCACTGATGCTGGGGATATACTCGGACTGGTTACGGGATCCGAGCCAGTTCCATCTGGAGCAGGACGGCATTCCCGTCGCACGAGCCCTGATTGGCGGCCTGCTGCGCTCGGAAGACGATGCAATGGGCGCACCGCGACCGTTGGAAACCAACAATGAGTGA
- a CDS encoding DUF72 domain-containing protein translates to MSEQRWYLGTTGFSFPDWGRSFYPGSLGAAARLGWYARQFNALELDTTFHAIPPRERASAWAAAVPQGFRFAAKAPKTLTHGELKLDGPVAKRTVPRLLKALEPLGPKLAVVLLQFPPSFRFRRFAELESLLGGLPTGHCRYAVELRHADWWHRQTAELFQELGIAWVTADEADRSVAGLPPHRVPQGCYQPRSAPRTADFLYLRWLGQHEQFPDLGREHLDPQPRLQWWYRQLSTTLAAQSAPGGVFGFFNNGFAGHAPASCRRFMAMVRGEETAREAPVRQPGLFDRS, encoded by the coding sequence ATGAGTGAGCAGCGCTGGTATCTGGGGACAACCGGGTTCAGTTTCCCGGACTGGGGACGGAGCTTCTATCCCGGCAGCCTGGGGGCAGCCGCGCGACTTGGCTGGTACGCACGGCAGTTCAACGCCCTGGAACTGGACACCACCTTCCATGCCATTCCTCCCAGGGAGCGGGCAAGCGCCTGGGCCGCCGCAGTGCCCCAGGGTTTTCGCTTTGCCGCCAAGGCGCCAAAAACCCTGACCCACGGTGAACTCAAACTGGACGGCCCGGTGGCCAAGCGCACGGTTCCCCGACTGCTGAAGGCACTGGAACCGCTGGGCCCGAAGCTCGCGGTCGTCCTTCTGCAATTTCCGCCGTCGTTCCGGTTCCGCCGGTTCGCGGAACTGGAAAGCCTGCTCGGCGGCCTGCCGACAGGACACTGTCGCTATGCGGTGGAGTTGCGGCACGCTGACTGGTGGCATCGCCAGACAGCCGAGCTGTTCCAGGAACTGGGCATTGCCTGGGTCACGGCAGACGAGGCTGACCGTTCCGTCGCCGGGCTACCGCCCCACCGCGTTCCCCAGGGCTGCTACCAGCCGAGGTCAGCGCCGCGCACGGCCGATTTTCTGTACCTGCGCTGGCTCGGCCAACACGAGCAGTTCCCGGACCTGGGACGCGAGCACCTGGATCCGCAGCCACGACTCCAGTGGTGGTACCGGCAACTAAGCACGACGCTGGCGGCGCAATCAGCGCCGGGTGGCGTCTTCGGATTCTTCAACAACGGCTTTGCCGGCCATGCACCGGCAAGTTGCCGCCGTTTCATGGCGATGGTGCGCGGCGAGGAAACCGCAAGAGAGGCACCGGTTCGGCAACCAGGCCTGTTCGACAGATCGTAG
- a CDS encoding MarR family winged helix-turn-helix transcriptional regulator, producing the protein MNKPTDQRDPYMKLLRELVESYQAFEGYAIPHIKAQGLTPAQFDVIATLGNTDGMTFKELGERTLLYKTTLTSVVDRLEARGWVERVPSRQDRRSTIARLTDEGAALFQRVFPAHRDFLKERFEQLTAEEIETGIAFLGRLRQVFRDNP; encoded by the coding sequence ATGAACAAACCAACCGATCAGCGTGACCCGTACATGAAACTCCTGCGTGAACTCGTCGAGTCATATCAGGCATTCGAGGGCTATGCGATCCCCCATATCAAGGCGCAGGGGCTGACCCCCGCACAGTTCGATGTGATCGCAACCCTGGGCAACACCGATGGCATGACCTTCAAGGAACTCGGCGAACGCACCCTGCTCTACAAGACCACCCTGACCAGTGTGGTTGATCGACTGGAGGCCCGGGGCTGGGTCGAGCGGGTTCCGTCACGCCAGGATCGGCGCAGCACCATTGCGCGACTGACCGACGAGGGGGCTGCACTGTTTCAGCGGGTTTTCCCAGCCCACAGGGATTTTCTCAAGGAACGCTTCGAGCAATTGACGGCAGAGGAAATCGAGACGGGTATCGCCTTTCTAGGCCGCCTTCGCCAGGTCTTCCGCGACAACCCTTGA
- the rimO gene encoding 30S ribosomal protein S12 methylthiotransferase RimO, with protein sequence MSVVTEGVSAPNPRIGFVSLGCPKALVDSERILTQLRVEGYEVVGGYDQADLVVVNTCAFIESAQEESLDAIGEALTENGKVVVTGCLGTKEGLIRERFPDVLSITGPHDYEAVMSAVHRQLPPPPRSPYLDLLPASGVKLTPRHYAYLKISEGCNHKCSFCIIPQLRGKLVSRPVEQVVAEAERLVRDGVRELLVVSQDTSAYGVDTRYETGTIRGREYRAQMTDLCQALGELGVWVRLHYVYPYPHVDDVIPLMAEGKVLPYLDMPLQHANADVLRAMRRPAGGEAVLERLQRWRETCPDLAVRSSFIVGFPGETEAAFEELLDFLRQAQIDRVGCFVYSPVEGARANALPGWVDPDVAEDRKRRLMEVQAEISSERLARLRGRDLDVLIDEVHEDGSIGRSFADAPEIDGQVHLPGVGGVRPGDFVKARIVESDDHDLIAVLADD encoded by the coding sequence ATGTCTGTAGTGACAGAGGGTGTTTCCGCCCCGAACCCCCGTATCGGTTTTGTCAGTCTGGGCTGCCCCAAGGCCCTGGTGGACTCGGAGCGCATCCTCACCCAGCTGCGGGTTGAGGGCTACGAGGTGGTGGGTGGATACGATCAGGCCGATCTGGTGGTGGTGAATACCTGCGCGTTCATCGAGTCCGCCCAGGAGGAATCGCTGGATGCCATCGGTGAGGCCCTGACCGAGAACGGCAAGGTGGTGGTGACCGGGTGCCTGGGAACCAAAGAGGGACTGATCCGGGAGCGCTTTCCGGATGTACTGTCCATCACCGGCCCCCACGATTACGAGGCGGTGATGTCGGCGGTGCACCGGCAGCTGCCGCCGCCACCGCGCAGTCCCTATCTCGATTTGCTGCCGGCCAGCGGCGTCAAACTGACACCCCGCCATTACGCCTATCTGAAGATCTCCGAGGGCTGTAATCACAAGTGCAGCTTCTGCATTATCCCGCAACTACGCGGCAAGCTGGTCAGCAGGCCGGTGGAACAGGTTGTGGCCGAGGCCGAACGCCTGGTCCGGGATGGTGTGCGGGAGCTTCTGGTGGTGTCCCAGGACACGTCCGCCTATGGCGTCGACACCCGTTACGAGACGGGCACGATCCGCGGCCGGGAGTATCGCGCGCAAATGACGGATCTTTGCCAGGCTCTGGGCGAGCTTGGCGTCTGGGTGCGTTTGCACTATGTCTATCCCTACCCGCATGTCGACGATGTCATCCCCCTGATGGCAGAAGGCAAGGTGCTCCCATACCTGGACATGCCCCTGCAGCACGCCAACGCGGATGTCCTGCGGGCCATGCGTCGGCCGGCCGGTGGCGAAGCGGTGCTGGAGCGGCTGCAGCGCTGGCGGGAGACCTGTCCGGATCTGGCCGTTCGCTCGAGCTTCATCGTCGGCTTTCCCGGTGAAACCGAGGCCGCTTTTGAAGAACTGCTGGATTTTCTCCGTCAGGCGCAAATCGATCGTGTCGGCTGCTTCGTCTATTCGCCGGTGGAAGGGGCCAGGGCGAACGCTTTGCCTGGCTGGGTGGATCCCGATGTTGCCGAAGACCGGAAGCGCCGCTTGATGGAGGTGCAGGCGGAAATCAGCAGCGAGCGGCTGGCGAGGCTGCGCGGACGTGATCTCGACGTGCTGATTGACGAAGTCCACGAAGACGGAAGTATCGGACGGAGTTTCGCCGATGCCCCTGAAATTGATGGTCAGGTCCATCTGCCGGGGGTCGGCGGTGTGCGTCCCGGTGACTTTGTGAAGGCCCGCATCGTCGAGTCGGATGACCACGACCTGATCGCCGTTCTCGCCGATGATTAG
- a CDS encoding NAD(P)/FAD-dependent oxidoreductase — protein sequence MRHVDVIIVGQGLAGSLLYHALTRLGQRVVVVDAGLDQAASMAAAGAMNPCASPRYTAPTPLNTWLGAARSTWLGLSESMGLRLYRRQRLIRLFRQANEAERVEQRRADPAVAAVLSEPRPDSPTGLAAAPGHVEIDAGQVDLPAYIQQTRQDLHQRGNLLEATFDTADLKTVPDGMCWGSTRARAVVLCQGAAARRLPGLDALPWRISRGVALTLEGQDGWPSYAVNRGKSLIPLTDGRYWLGATYDRCLDDLEPSAANQRELLRALDRLLASPGEPEVVDQRAGIRAGSHTGFPFCARLPGDRALYLFSGLGSRGTLLGPHCANTLARHLSHGESLPDAWNPWIS from the coding sequence ATGCGGCACGTGGATGTCATCATCGTCGGACAGGGCCTGGCGGGTAGCCTGCTCTACCATGCGCTTACCCGACTGGGGCAGCGCGTCGTGGTGGTTGATGCCGGCCTGGATCAAGCCGCGAGCATGGCGGCGGCGGGAGCGATGAACCCCTGTGCAAGCCCACGGTACACGGCGCCGACTCCCCTGAATACCTGGCTCGGGGCAGCAAGAAGTACCTGGCTCGGTCTATCGGAGAGCATGGGGCTGCGGCTTTATCGGCGGCAGCGGCTGATCCGCCTTTTCCGCCAGGCAAATGAGGCGGAACGGGTCGAACAGCGTAGAGCCGATCCGGCCGTTGCCGCCGTGCTGAGCGAACCCAGGCCTGACAGCCCGACGGGGCTCGCCGCCGCACCGGGACACGTGGAAATCGACGCTGGCCAGGTTGACCTGCCGGCATACATCCAGCAGACCCGGCAAGACTTGCATCAGCGCGGCAACTTGCTGGAGGCCACATTCGATACCGCTGATCTCAAGACAGTGCCGGACGGCATGTGCTGGGGGTCAACCCGGGCCCGCGCAGTTGTGCTGTGCCAGGGTGCCGCCGCCCGGCGCCTGCCCGGCCTCGACGCCCTCCCCTGGCGTATTTCCCGGGGTGTGGCGCTCACTCTGGAAGGACAAGACGGCTGGCCATCCTATGCGGTCAATCGCGGCAAGAGCCTGATTCCGCTGACCGACGGACGCTACTGGCTCGGCGCCACCTATGACCGTTGCCTGGATGACCTTGAACCCAGCGCCGCCAACCAACGCGAGTTGCTCCGTGCCCTGGATCGACTGCTGGCTTCGCCGGGTGAGCCCGAGGTAGTCGATCAGCGGGCGGGCATCCGTGCCGGCAGCCACACCGGGTTTCCCTTCTGCGCCCGCCTGCCCGGCGACAGGGCTCTCTACCTGTTCAGTGGTCTGGGGTCACGGGGCACCTTGCTCGGACCCCACTGCGCAAATACCCTCGCCCGGCATCTGAGCCACGGCGAGAGCCTACCCGACGCCTGGAACCCGTGGATCTCATGA
- a CDS encoding tRNA (mnm(5)s(2)U34)-methyltransferase, with protein sequence MMGQRVSLTRLAHEAITPALREGGKAVDATVGNGHDLAFLAAGVGAAGKVWGFDVQEQALTEARHRLPRELASRVTLLHAGHEQLGAHVDGPLDAVMFNLGYLPGGDHAVTTSAGTTMVALEAATSRLRSGGRMTVLAYTGHPGGDAESTAVEAWCKRLSANYRWQLLNPTPPTESTPRLYLVERV encoded by the coding sequence ATGATGGGCCAGCGCGTTTCACTGACCAGATTGGCCCATGAGGCCATCACACCGGCCCTTCGCGAGGGCGGGAAAGCCGTGGATGCGACGGTAGGCAACGGTCATGACCTGGCGTTTTTGGCCGCAGGGGTGGGAGCCGCTGGCAAGGTCTGGGGTTTCGACGTCCAGGAGCAGGCCCTGACCGAAGCGCGGCATCGCTTGCCCCGCGAACTTGCGAGCCGGGTCACGCTGCTGCATGCCGGCCATGAGCAGCTTGGCGCACACGTTGACGGACCGCTGGATGCGGTGATGTTCAACCTGGGCTATCTGCCCGGCGGCGACCATGCTGTCACCACCAGCGCAGGGACGACTATGGTCGCCCTGGAGGCCGCCACCAGCCGTTTGCGCAGCGGTGGCCGGATGACAGTGCTCGCGTACACGGGACATCCAGGGGGAGACGCGGAATCCACGGCTGTGGAGGCGTGGTGCAAGCGCTTGTCGGCCAATTATCGATGGCAGCTGCTGAACCCGACGCCGCCTACGGAGAGCACGCCGAGGCTTTATCTGGTCGAACGGGTTTGA